A stretch of Microbulbifer sp. SAOS-129_SWC DNA encodes these proteins:
- a CDS encoding TIGR00730 family Rossman fold protein, producing the protein MKNICVYCGSSPGRRPEYLQAAEALGAALVARDIGLVYGGASIGVMGALADAVLAKGGRVTGVIPEALAVREVPHSGITEMRVVDSMHERKAMMEELSDGFIALPGGLGTLEELFEILTWAQLGFHRKPCGLLDVAGYYRHLATFLDHCVAEQLLQPQYRAMLLEADHPGRLLALMENYRAPTMDQRISRDEL; encoded by the coding sequence ATGAAAAATATCTGTGTCTACTGCGGCTCCAGCCCCGGGCGTCGGCCCGAGTATCTGCAAGCGGCCGAGGCACTGGGAGCGGCGCTGGTAGCGCGGGATATCGGCCTCGTCTATGGCGGGGCCAGTATCGGGGTTATGGGTGCGCTGGCGGACGCGGTCCTGGCCAAAGGCGGCCGAGTCACCGGGGTGATTCCGGAGGCACTGGCGGTGCGGGAAGTGCCCCACTCCGGCATCACCGAAATGCGGGTCGTCGATTCCATGCACGAGCGCAAGGCGATGATGGAGGAGCTTTCCGACGGTTTTATCGCCCTGCCCGGCGGCCTGGGCACATTGGAAGAACTGTTCGAAATTCTCACCTGGGCGCAGCTGGGATTTCATCGCAAGCCCTGCGGGCTGCTCGACGTAGCGGGTTACTACCGCCACCTGGCGACCTTCCTGGATCACTGCGTGGCAGAACAGCTGCTGCAACCCCAGTACCGGGCCATGCTGCTGGAGGCCGACCACCCCGGCCGGTTGCTGGCGCTGATGGAGAATTACCGTGCGCCGACGATGGACCAGCGCATCTCCCGCGACGAGCTCTGA
- a CDS encoding adenylosuccinate lyase family protein gives MAAIRKLIVATSLAMLTGNSALANDAGKVPAVSDIFSPVNETQKVLDIEAALASAQADLGIIPKSAARELSDKASTRYVSQEALAREYEVVRHRMVALLNVWQRSLDPDAAEYMHFGATTVDIYDTALVLQLEESTRALIGQLRALEQVMMRLADEHKNTVMVGRTLGQHALPITFGKKVSTWLGENRRNIERLKDVHSRLLHSGILKGAVGSYVGLGDKGIEVERAFARHLGLQAPYPDDWHGARDVIAEYAYALALISKSYGRIGNELFLLQMTDIGETEEVRIKTAVGSSTMPHKKNPSKSEALIFYSRRIPRTAEVIADDMINVFERDNTSRTNRLLADISIDAEDMLRAARGLLGNLKVNAEAMARNLQKTHGMILAQRVTFALADKIGKTTANGRLHELAVEAMAKGISLREAIERSPDIAPQFTASELDELFDSSTYTGLATEQVEAVIAYCRDARKHDFPLD, from the coding sequence ATGGCCGCCATTCGGAAATTGATTGTCGCCACCTCCCTGGCGATGCTCACAGGCAACTCAGCGCTGGCCAATGACGCCGGCAAAGTGCCGGCGGTCAGCGATATCTTCTCCCCGGTCAACGAAACCCAGAAAGTACTCGACATAGAAGCGGCCCTCGCTTCTGCCCAGGCGGATCTGGGCATCATCCCGAAAAGTGCCGCGCGGGAGCTCAGCGACAAAGCCAGTACCCGATACGTATCGCAGGAAGCTCTGGCCCGGGAGTACGAGGTGGTTCGCCACCGCATGGTGGCACTGCTCAATGTTTGGCAGCGCTCCCTGGATCCGGATGCCGCGGAGTATATGCACTTCGGTGCAACCACCGTGGATATCTACGATACCGCGCTGGTCCTGCAACTGGAGGAGTCGACCCGCGCGCTGATCGGGCAGTTGCGCGCGCTGGAACAAGTGATGATGCGGCTGGCGGATGAGCACAAAAACACGGTCATGGTCGGGCGCACCCTGGGTCAGCACGCACTGCCAATCACCTTCGGCAAAAAGGTCAGCACCTGGCTGGGGGAGAACCGTCGCAATATCGAACGGCTCAAGGATGTCCACAGTCGCCTGTTGCACTCCGGAATTCTCAAGGGTGCGGTGGGCAGTTATGTGGGCCTCGGTGACAAGGGTATCGAAGTGGAGCGCGCCTTTGCGCGACACCTGGGCCTGCAGGCACCCTACCCCGACGACTGGCACGGTGCGCGCGACGTGATTGCCGAATACGCCTATGCGCTGGCACTGATCAGCAAGTCCTATGGGCGTATTGGCAACGAACTGTTCCTGCTGCAGATGACCGATATCGGTGAGACGGAAGAAGTCCGCATCAAGACTGCGGTGGGCAGCAGCACCATGCCGCACAAGAAAAACCCGAGTAAATCCGAAGCACTGATTTTCTACTCCCGCCGTATTCCACGTACAGCGGAAGTGATCGCCGATGACATGATCAATGTGTTCGAGCGCGACAACACATCCCGCACCAATCGATTGCTTGCGGACATCTCGATCGACGCGGAAGACATGCTGCGCGCTGCCCGCGGGCTGCTCGGCAACCTGAAGGTCAACGCGGAAGCCATGGCGCGCAACCTGCAGAAAACCCACGGCATGATTCTCGCGCAGCGGGTCACCTTCGCCCTGGCAGACAAGATCGGCAAGACCACGGCCAACGGCCGGCTTCACGAGCTGGCGGTGGAAGCGATGGCGAAAGGTATCAGCTTGAGAGAGGCGATCGAAAGATCGCCGGATATTGCGCCGCAATTCACTGCCAGTGAGCTGGACGAGCTTTTTGATAGTTCCACCTATACCGGTCTGGCGACGGAGCAGGTGGAAGCGGTGATCGCCTACTGTCGCGACGCACGCAAGCACGACTTTCCGCTCGACTAG
- a CDS encoding DASS family sodium-coupled anion symporter, whose product MSTTPNLAGAQVNAGMQVGPPGYQSIGLLLGPALFAIMMMLVDVQTTMNPLAWKVAAIGLWMAAWWATEAVPVPVTALLPIATFQLVGISSMKEATEPYANPIIYLFMGAFVLALAVERWNLHKRIALMILGRTGTDGRRMIGGFMLVAALLSMWMTNTSTTMMLFPIAISVTAIIVENVAGLSEQAKQHFQIAMLLALAYAATIGGLATLVGTPTNALLAAFLAENYGIEIGFARWMLIGVPVAAILLPAGWLLLTRWIYRVDIPESEEVKAHLQQLKNDLGPMSKPEARVAIIFALVVLAWMVHRPLSAALGLEGLSDAGIAMAAAVLLFLVPSGDPKQEQLMSWHDVGRLPWGVLILFGGGLSLASQVSASGLATWLGESLSLLSAIGVIALVVAATALVIFLTELTSNLATTATFLPAVAAIAVQADIAPPLLCVPVALAASCAFMLPVATPPNAIVYASGMLTIPQMVRAGLALNLIGLLLLSIVAIVWVPRILGL is encoded by the coding sequence ATGAGTACGACACCAAACCTGGCCGGAGCACAGGTGAACGCCGGCATGCAGGTCGGGCCACCGGGCTACCAGAGTATCGGCCTGCTGCTCGGTCCGGCGCTGTTCGCCATTATGATGATGCTGGTCGACGTGCAGACCACCATGAACCCGCTGGCGTGGAAGGTAGCCGCCATCGGCCTGTGGATGGCGGCCTGGTGGGCGACCGAGGCAGTCCCGGTACCGGTCACGGCCCTGCTGCCCATCGCCACTTTCCAGCTGGTGGGCATCAGCAGCATGAAAGAGGCCACAGAGCCCTACGCCAATCCGATCATCTACCTGTTTATGGGCGCCTTTGTGCTGGCGCTGGCGGTGGAACGCTGGAATTTGCACAAGCGCATCGCGCTGATGATCCTCGGCCGCACCGGCACCGATGGACGCCGGATGATCGGTGGTTTCATGCTGGTGGCAGCACTGCTGTCCATGTGGATGACCAACACCTCCACCACCATGATGCTGTTCCCCATTGCCATCTCCGTGACCGCCATCATTGTCGAAAATGTTGCCGGACTGTCGGAACAGGCCAAACAACATTTCCAGATCGCAATGCTGCTGGCGCTGGCCTACGCAGCGACGATCGGCGGTCTGGCCACGCTGGTCGGCACCCCCACCAACGCCCTGCTCGCCGCCTTTCTGGCGGAAAATTACGGCATCGAGATCGGTTTTGCGCGCTGGATGCTGATTGGTGTACCGGTGGCCGCAATACTGCTGCCCGCTGGCTGGCTGCTGCTCACGCGCTGGATCTATCGCGTGGATATTCCCGAGAGCGAGGAGGTCAAGGCACACCTGCAGCAACTTAAAAATGATCTGGGCCCGATGAGCAAACCCGAGGCGCGGGTGGCGATCATATTTGCCCTGGTGGTGCTGGCGTGGATGGTTCACCGCCCGCTGTCTGCCGCACTGGGGCTCGAGGGATTGTCCGATGCGGGCATCGCGATGGCGGCCGCCGTGCTGCTGTTCCTGGTGCCGAGCGGGGACCCGAAACAGGAACAGCTGATGAGCTGGCACGACGTGGGCAGGTTGCCCTGGGGCGTGTTGATCCTGTTTGGTGGCGGCCTCAGCCTGGCGTCACAGGTGTCTGCGTCGGGTCTGGCGACCTGGCTCGGTGAGAGCCTGTCACTACTCTCGGCCATCGGGGTGATTGCACTGGTCGTGGCCGCGACCGCGCTGGTGATATTCCTGACCGAACTGACCAGTAACCTGGCGACTACCGCCACTTTCCTGCCTGCCGTGGCCGCTATCGCAGTACAGGCAGATATCGCTCCGCCGCTGCTCTGCGTGCCGGTGGCCCTGGCGGCGAGCTGCGCATTTATGCTGCCCGTGGCGACGCCACCCAATGCCATCGTCTATGCGTCCGGCATGCTGACGATCCCGCAGATGGTGCGCGCCGGTCTCGCACTGAACCTGATCGGCCTGTTACTGCTGTCCATCGTGGCTATCGTTTGGGTACCGCGAATACTCGGTCTTTAG
- a CDS encoding TonB-dependent receptor — translation MKRSMIMLSGMLLSPLALAVQEQAAATSATADEKSKQETIEQVTVVGTQIKGAQINEALAVSVVNADDIEAMGVDSGDELLALIPENGQNFFNEAENISGGVNSARGDIGAFNLRNLGTGNTLVLLNGRRVVNAAAYQTEEVGGSYVPVVTANSNVLPTAGLQRVEVLRDGASAIYGADAVAGVVNNVLKSDFDGFSVSIKHTEFDNLDRNTQHLAIEWGETFNEGRTNMSAFFSHYQRGRVSASEDSRWANSDLTGLIGENSPWFEDNAFRNNSANSLYPQLDMVSGSIDGITDSRGELETFPAGDERCEYAINQYVCGAVDGQGTERYNLNEFRDVSSELQRDNLFVFVNHDLGNGLESFSEIGLYRSSTNMRRHPTASFSTSELIFPADNPYNPYGVDFVLDNYRFAERPRIVENDGDNYRLLQGLRGTYGDWDWETALLWNKDEKSDVTHNRVSNTLMQEALNDTSLDAYNPLSAGHDSHIERALINVRRDSESELKSFDLKFSNNGLFSLPAGPVAALAGFEYREESFVDDRDDRLDGTIQFTDADGDTYPYVSDVVNSSPTPDNSGERSVTSLFGELQVPVLENFDLQLALRYEDFSDFGDTTVGKVAFGYRPVEQLLLRGSWSEAFRAPNLVTINEEIVARSGTNIDWACVYAAENGGDPNQDVLDCEYSMQRIAQGSEDLEAEESTNTSLGLAFTPLENLTMTVDFWTIEKDNTIGLLGEENHTLLDLYYRLQNGAGNCDSVGDSAVNRADVDPEEAAYYEAAGICAAGSINYVDDQYANLDTRTLAGYDVGIYYDLFTDFGEFGLKYNGSFTTKFEQDAGGDAALLVEAQKNGDIPANFPVVGFADLLGKDGNQEERHSLQLTWRYDQLGASLSGFKIGDFYQDSLTLEDGTRYVIPSMTTYDATIDYRFDYAGASNRVRFGVKNLTDERAPLADRYFGYFSDAHNDYGRYYYLSLKSSF, via the coding sequence ATGAAGCGATCCATGATCATGCTTTCAGGCATGCTGTTAAGTCCGCTGGCCCTGGCGGTCCAGGAGCAGGCCGCGGCAACATCCGCAACCGCTGACGAAAAATCCAAACAGGAAACCATCGAACAGGTGACCGTGGTCGGCACCCAGATCAAGGGTGCGCAGATTAACGAAGCGCTGGCGGTATCCGTTGTCAATGCTGACGATATCGAGGCGATGGGTGTGGACTCCGGCGATGAGCTGTTGGCGTTGATCCCGGAAAACGGCCAGAACTTCTTCAACGAAGCGGAAAATATCAGTGGCGGAGTCAACTCCGCGCGTGGCGACATTGGCGCGTTCAACCTGCGCAACCTGGGCACCGGCAATACCCTGGTGCTGCTGAACGGCCGCCGGGTAGTGAACGCCGCGGCCTACCAGACCGAAGAGGTGGGTGGCAGCTATGTGCCGGTAGTCACTGCCAACTCCAACGTTCTGCCCACCGCCGGCCTGCAGCGAGTGGAAGTACTGCGCGACGGCGCCTCGGCGATCTATGGGGCCGATGCAGTGGCGGGGGTTGTGAACAATGTGCTGAAGAGTGATTTCGACGGTTTCAGCGTGTCGATCAAGCACACCGAGTTCGATAATTTGGATCGCAACACCCAACACCTGGCAATCGAGTGGGGCGAGACCTTCAATGAAGGCCGCACCAATATGAGCGCCTTCTTCAGCCACTACCAGCGCGGCCGCGTGTCGGCCTCTGAAGACTCGCGCTGGGCCAACTCCGACCTGACCGGCCTGATTGGTGAAAATTCTCCGTGGTTCGAAGATAACGCCTTCCGCAATAACAGCGCCAACTCCCTCTACCCGCAGCTGGATATGGTCAGCGGCAGCATCGATGGGATAACCGACAGCCGCGGCGAGCTGGAAACCTTTCCCGCCGGCGACGAGCGCTGCGAGTATGCCATCAACCAGTACGTCTGTGGCGCCGTCGATGGCCAGGGCACCGAGCGCTATAACCTGAACGAGTTCCGCGATGTAAGCTCCGAGCTGCAGCGCGATAACCTGTTCGTGTTCGTGAACCACGATCTGGGCAACGGGCTGGAGAGCTTCTCCGAGATCGGCCTGTACCGTTCCTCAACCAATATGCGTCGTCACCCGACCGCATCTTTCTCGACTTCCGAGCTGATCTTTCCCGCCGACAACCCCTATAACCCGTATGGCGTGGACTTTGTACTCGACAATTACCGCTTCGCGGAGCGGCCACGCATTGTCGAGAACGACGGCGACAACTACCGCCTGCTGCAGGGTCTGCGCGGTACCTACGGCGACTGGGACTGGGAAACCGCACTGCTGTGGAACAAGGATGAGAAATCGGATGTAACCCACAACCGCGTATCCAACACCCTGATGCAGGAAGCGCTCAACGACACAAGTCTGGATGCCTACAACCCGCTCAGCGCCGGCCATGACAGCCATATCGAGCGCGCCCTGATCAATGTGCGCCGCGACAGCGAAAGCGAACTGAAGAGCTTCGACTTGAAGTTCTCCAATAACGGCCTGTTCAGCCTGCCGGCGGGTCCGGTGGCGGCACTGGCCGGCTTCGAGTACCGCGAAGAGTCCTTTGTCGATGACCGCGATGATCGCCTCGACGGCACCATCCAGTTTACCGACGCCGACGGCGATACCTACCCCTATGTTTCCGACGTGGTGAATTCCAGCCCGACGCCGGACAACAGCGGCGAGCGCTCCGTGACCTCCCTGTTCGGTGAACTGCAGGTGCCGGTGCTGGAAAACTTCGACCTGCAGCTGGCACTCCGTTATGAGGACTTCTCCGATTTCGGCGATACCACCGTGGGCAAGGTGGCCTTCGGTTACCGCCCGGTGGAACAGCTGTTGCTGCGCGGTTCCTGGTCGGAGGCTTTCCGTGCGCCAAACCTGGTGACCATCAACGAGGAGATCGTTGCGCGCAGCGGTACCAATATCGACTGGGCCTGTGTCTACGCGGCCGAGAACGGCGGTGACCCGAACCAGGACGTGCTCGACTGCGAATACTCCATGCAGCGCATCGCCCAGGGCAGCGAGGACCTGGAAGCCGAGGAGTCCACCAACACCTCCCTCGGCCTGGCCTTTACCCCGCTGGAAAACCTGACCATGACCGTGGACTTCTGGACCATCGAGAAGGACAACACCATCGGCCTGCTGGGTGAGGAAAACCACACGCTGCTGGATCTCTACTACCGCCTGCAGAACGGCGCCGGCAACTGTGACTCGGTAGGGGACTCCGCGGTGAACCGCGCCGATGTGGATCCCGAGGAAGCCGCCTATTACGAGGCGGCCGGTATTTGCGCCGCGGGCAGCATCAACTACGTGGATGACCAGTATGCGAATCTCGACACACGGACCCTGGCCGGTTACGACGTCGGCATCTACTACGACCTGTTCACTGACTTCGGTGAGTTCGGCCTGAAGTACAACGGCTCCTTTACCACCAAGTTCGAGCAGGACGCGGGCGGTGATGCGGCACTGCTGGTAGAGGCACAGAAAAACGGCGACATCCCGGCGAACTTCCCGGTGGTAGGTTTTGCCGATCTGCTCGGCAAGGACGGCAACCAGGAAGAGCGCCATTCGCTGCAGCTGACCTGGCGCTACGACCAGTTGGGTGCGTCGCTGAGTGGTTTCAAGATCGGCGATTTCTACCAGGATTCCCTGACGCTGGAAGACGGCACTCGCTACGTGATTCCGTCGATGACCACTTACGATGCCACCATCGATTACCGCTTCGATTACGCCGGGGCGAGCAACCGGGTCCGCTTCGGCGTCAAGAACCTGACCGACGAGCGCGCGCCCCTGGCCGACCGCTACTTCGGTTACTTCTCCGATGCGCACAATGACTACGGTCGCTATTACTACCTGAGCCTGAAGTCCAGCTTCTAG
- a CDS encoding DUF4880 domain-containing protein: protein MQLDEWLCIGIPDDVMEQASAWLARLDADHVSLDERQQLSVWLDEDPLHRWAFEELSQLNARVASLSHVRGQIHAPQVMIFPQVITASASPATDCAVSYRHNRRRHSVVALLLIAVGLAFALQAPHSPAKKPHRVHQPPGFEQIQFGDE from the coding sequence TTGCAGCTGGATGAATGGCTCTGCATTGGCATTCCCGACGATGTGATGGAGCAGGCATCCGCCTGGCTCGCCCGCCTGGACGCCGACCATGTAAGCCTCGATGAACGGCAGCAGCTGTCGGTGTGGCTGGACGAGGACCCGCTGCACCGCTGGGCGTTCGAAGAGCTGTCCCAGCTGAATGCCCGCGTCGCATCCCTGTCCCACGTGCGCGGGCAAATCCATGCGCCACAGGTAATGATTTTCCCCCAGGTAATTACCGCTTCCGCTTCCCCGGCTACGGATTGCGCGGTGTCTTATCGCCATAACCGTCGCCGGCACTCAGTCGTCGCCCTGCTGCTGATTGCCGTTGGCCTGGCCTTTGCCCTGCAGGCACCGCATTCCCCCGCCAAAAAGCCTCACCGCGTTCATCAACCCCCCGGCTTTGAACAAATTCAATTCGGCGACGAATAA
- a CDS encoding RNA polymerase sigma factor: MSKSLFSKFSFSRFTSSWIRREPDAEQQVNRLYAETRDQLLASLRRMLEPAQAEEVLQEAYLKLFVALKEDRAMEPRPFLFRVARNLAISHLRHQKVVEQHGISAQYDVQAATLEEAVESQVSREEEQRALVAAINALPPKCRQVFVMRKIDGHSHGEIAKILGISNKTVENHLDRGMRLCRDHLVAARTAPPKVPAVPERQEDIRIAAG, encoded by the coding sequence ATGTCGAAAAGTCTCTTCTCCAAATTCAGCTTTTCCCGCTTTACGTCGAGCTGGATCCGGCGCGAGCCGGATGCCGAGCAACAGGTCAATCGCCTCTACGCGGAAACCCGGGATCAATTACTGGCCAGCCTCCGCCGCATGCTGGAACCCGCCCAGGCCGAAGAAGTACTGCAGGAGGCCTACCTGAAGCTGTTTGTTGCCCTGAAGGAAGACCGGGCAATGGAACCGCGCCCCTTCCTGTTCCGCGTGGCCCGCAACCTGGCGATCAGCCACCTGCGGCACCAGAAGGTGGTGGAGCAGCATGGCATTAGCGCGCAGTATGACGTCCAGGCCGCAACCCTGGAGGAGGCGGTCGAGAGCCAGGTCAGCCGGGAAGAGGAACAGCGTGCGCTGGTAGCCGCCATCAATGCGCTGCCACCCAAGTGCCGCCAGGTCTTTGTCATGCGCAAGATCGATGGCCACTCCCACGGAGAAATTGCAAAGATTCTTGGCATCTCCAACAAGACGGTGGAAAATCACCTGGACCGCGGCATGCGCCTGTGCCGCGATCACCTGGTTGCCGCCAGGACAGCCCCACCCAAAGTCCCGGCAGTGCCTGAACGGCAGGAGGACATCAGAATTGCAGCTGGATGA
- a CDS encoding DUF885 domain-containing protein, whose product MASRPHQFLSTLALLWLLTPLVWAATATEQLQSVIDDHWQYSLSEDPVMAGRMGLPGYNDRLPGVTAKDRARRLQAEQGFLARLNKIDGKQLSQADQVNRELLMWVLDNSIEANQLFLDRLPFTTYYGFYNGALDASDGLAMKKVKDYEDYIARIRDFGRYFDENIANMRQGIKDGFVRPKVTVEAVIPTVRAQAYDDPTKSSLYEPFKNMPDSIPAKEQQRLRAQGKQAIKEVAIPAFARVADFFEKDYLPAATKTIGAEQLPGGKEYYRHNIRTYVTLDMEPAEIHKIGLAEVKRIRAEMDALIKQTGFKGSFKEFTHFLRTDPQFYAKTPEELLKDVSYIAKRIDYRLPGFFGKLPRTPYGIVPVPDEIAPIYTTASYNPPAIGGVHGGAMWVNTYALDQRPLYELPALTLHEAVPGHHLQGALAQEMQNVPQFRRNFYLSAFGEGWALYAERLGKEMGIYQTPYENFGRLSYEMWRACRLVIDTGIHSQHWTRQQAIDYLTNNTALSEANVRAEVDRYISWPGQALAYKMGEIKIRELRAEAEKALGDKFDLRKFHDAVLANGALPLSMLEEQMDRFVAESRSQ is encoded by the coding sequence ATGGCGTCCAGGCCCCACCAGTTCCTTTCCACACTCGCGCTTCTGTGGCTACTGACCCCGCTGGTCTGGGCCGCCACTGCCACCGAACAGCTGCAGAGCGTTATCGACGACCACTGGCAGTACAGCCTCAGCGAAGACCCGGTCATGGCCGGCCGCATGGGCCTGCCCGGCTACAACGACCGCCTGCCCGGCGTCACCGCCAAAGACCGCGCCCGCCGCCTGCAGGCCGAGCAGGGCTTCCTCGCGCGGCTGAACAAGATCGACGGGAAACAGCTGAGCCAGGCCGACCAGGTCAACCGCGAACTGCTGATGTGGGTGCTGGACAACTCCATCGAGGCCAACCAGCTGTTCCTCGACCGCTTACCGTTCACCACCTATTACGGCTTCTACAACGGCGCGCTGGATGCCAGCGACGGCCTGGCGATGAAGAAGGTCAAAGACTACGAAGACTACATTGCGCGCATCCGCGACTTCGGCCGCTACTTCGACGAGAACATCGCCAATATGCGCCAGGGCATCAAGGACGGCTTCGTGCGCCCGAAGGTGACCGTGGAAGCGGTGATCCCGACCGTGCGCGCCCAGGCCTACGACGACCCGACCAAGAGCAGCCTGTACGAGCCGTTCAAGAACATGCCCGATTCCATTCCGGCGAAGGAGCAGCAGCGCCTGCGCGCGCAGGGCAAGCAGGCTATTAAGGAAGTCGCCATCCCCGCCTTCGCGCGCGTGGCCGACTTCTTCGAAAAAGACTATCTGCCGGCCGCCACCAAGACCATCGGCGCCGAGCAGCTGCCCGGTGGTAAGGAGTACTACCGCCACAATATCCGCACTTACGTGACCCTGGATATGGAGCCGGCGGAGATTCACAAGATCGGCCTGGCGGAAGTGAAGCGTATCCGCGCGGAGATGGACGCACTGATCAAGCAGACCGGCTTCAAGGGCAGCTTCAAGGAGTTCACCCACTTCCTGCGCACCGATCCGCAGTTCTACGCCAAGACGCCGGAAGAGCTACTCAAGGACGTCTCCTATATCGCCAAGCGCATCGACTACCGCCTGCCGGGCTTCTTCGGCAAGCTGCCGCGCACGCCCTACGGCATAGTGCCGGTACCGGACGAGATTGCCCCCATCTACACCACCGCCTCCTACAACCCGCCGGCCATCGGCGGTGTCCACGGCGGCGCCATGTGGGTGAACACCTATGCGCTGGATCAGCGCCCGCTGTACGAACTGCCGGCCCTGACCCTGCACGAAGCCGTCCCCGGCCACCACCTGCAGGGCGCGCTGGCGCAGGAGATGCAGAACGTCCCGCAGTTCCGCCGCAACTTCTACCTGAGCGCCTTCGGCGAAGGCTGGGCGCTGTACGCCGAGCGCCTGGGCAAGGAGATGGGCATCTACCAGACCCCGTACGAAAACTTCGGCCGCCTCAGCTACGAAATGTGGCGCGCCTGCCGCCTGGTGATCGACACCGGCATCCACTCCCAACACTGGACCCGCCAGCAGGCCATCGACTACCTGACCAACAACACCGCGCTGTCGGAAGCCAACGTGCGCGCGGAAGTAGACCGCTATATCTCCTGGCCGGGTCAGGCGCTGGCTTACAAGATGGGTGAGATCAAGATCCGCGAGCTGCGCGCGGAAGCGGAGAAGGCGTTGGGGGATAAATTTGATCTGCGCAAATTCCACGATGCGGTGCTGGCGAATGGGGCGCTGCCGCTGTCGATGTTGGAGGAGCAGATGGATCGGTTTGTGGCCGAGTCGCGCAGCCAGTAA
- a CDS encoding type II toxin-antitoxin system HipA family toxin has protein sequence METEAVEVLKLALHGVTVGYLAGYQGGNNVLVFDPDYIANSERPTLTLSGSAEHPASKRLFAAPWIRQQRLHPVLSNLLPEGALRDWFAQTLKVHRDNEFPLFAQLAADLPGALTAEPVAPEQIPPGVLDHRARVEPVPRMVLDGRPHFSLAGVQMKFSMFEADGRFNVSQPGRLGEWIVKTPSTRHRDVPLNEYTVMKLAELAGIDILEVKLVTLDQLQDLPPINLPNETHAYAIRRFDRDAQRQRIHTEDFAQVLFKYPHEKYGTANFEQIGRVLYQFSGHRLANTQQLARRLLVNILLGNGDAHLKNWSLVYPDRITAELAPAYDIVYTQAYIPGERQISLNLADHKDWYQMQLGHFENWSNTVGVPWRAIKPQLEDTLQKARELWPQALAGAPMNPEQKIQLQAHWRHLHADFRIG, from the coding sequence TTGGAAACAGAAGCGGTTGAGGTACTGAAACTTGCGTTACACGGTGTCACGGTCGGTTATCTGGCCGGCTATCAGGGCGGCAACAATGTGCTGGTTTTTGATCCGGACTATATCGCCAATTCCGAACGCCCGACCCTGACGCTGTCGGGCAGCGCCGAGCACCCGGCCAGCAAGCGCCTCTTCGCCGCGCCGTGGATACGGCAGCAGCGGCTGCACCCGGTGCTGTCCAACTTGCTGCCGGAGGGCGCACTGCGGGATTGGTTTGCGCAGACGCTCAAGGTGCACAGGGACAATGAGTTCCCGCTATTCGCCCAGCTGGCTGCCGACCTGCCCGGTGCGCTGACGGCGGAGCCAGTCGCACCGGAACAGATTCCCCCGGGCGTGCTGGATCATCGCGCGCGCGTGGAGCCGGTGCCGCGCATGGTACTGGACGGGCGGCCGCACTTCTCACTGGCCGGTGTGCAGATGAAGTTCTCGATGTTTGAGGCGGATGGCCGCTTCAACGTGTCGCAGCCGGGCCGACTCGGCGAATGGATTGTAAAGACGCCCTCAACCCGCCACCGGGACGTGCCCCTCAACGAGTACACGGTGATGAAGCTGGCGGAGCTCGCCGGCATTGATATTCTGGAGGTGAAGCTGGTAACGCTCGACCAGCTGCAAGATCTCCCGCCCATAAACCTCCCGAATGAAACACACGCGTACGCCATCCGCCGCTTCGACCGCGATGCGCAACGGCAGCGCATCCATACGGAAGACTTCGCCCAGGTCCTGTTCAAATATCCCCACGAAAAATACGGCACGGCGAATTTTGAACAGATAGGCAGAGTGCTCTATCAATTCAGCGGTCACCGGCTGGCCAATACGCAACAGCTGGCGCGGCGCCTGCTGGTAAATATTTTGCTGGGCAATGGCGACGCGCACCTGAAAAACTGGAGCCTGGTTTACCCGGACCGCATCACCGCAGAACTGGCACCCGCTTACGATATTGTCTACACCCAGGCTTATATTCCCGGCGAGCGCCAGATATCACTCAACCTGGCTGACCACAAAGACTGGTACCAGATGCAGCTGGGCCATTTTGAAAACTGGTCGAACACTGTTGGCGTTCCCTGGCGGGCGATAAAACCACAGCTGGAAGATACGCTACAAAAGGCGCGGGAGCTGTGGCCGCAAGCGCTCGCCGGCGCACCGATGAACCCGGAGCAGAAGATACAGTTGCAGGCGCACTGGAGGCATCTGCATGCGGATTTCAGAATCGGTTAG
- a CDS encoding helix-turn-helix transcriptional regulator, translating to MKLTAQIKQRRQALGLQQKDMQLRIGMKQQQYQRIETEGNPRLDTLELVAEGLDAELVLVPKDKLRAVREFLRAGSPEDKAGNQGTRTDEDPWSDILE from the coding sequence TTGAAATTGACCGCGCAAATTAAACAGCGCCGCCAGGCACTGGGTCTGCAGCAGAAGGATATGCAGCTGCGTATCGGCATGAAGCAGCAGCAGTATCAGCGCATAGAGACTGAGGGCAACCCGCGACTGGATACGCTGGAGCTGGTGGCAGAGGGGCTGGATGCGGAGCTGGTATTGGTGCCGAAAGACAAGCTGCGCGCGGTGCGGGAGTTCCTGCGCGCAGGGAGTCCCGAGGACAAGGCCGGTAACCAGGGCACCAGAACGGATGAGGACCCCTGGTCCGATATTCTGGAGTAA